A section of the Pseudomonas lini genome encodes:
- a CDS encoding NAD(P)/FAD-dependent oxidoreductase gives MKIAVVGAGPAGCAATYTLRKNGHEVYLFDAQDQVGGRTSQIQREGFNLGTGALFLMGGIYPRTNAILKELGKYKELVRWDAKAHIIDRDQQRYTVEFDQVMSFLKLPVFSFSEKLSVAYGVLKQLFSSGPKSCFDGAELAKYDNGESLQAWSERELGDKATRYITLPYMGFLYAVPLSSLSTSLFQAVVQQFYKLSLSVPPKGMGQISDWLIEGSQGVHLSLSSRVDSVCRKGARYVVATQGREVEVDAVVLASEPGVSADLLQGLAPNSACESLRNCTYSEYAHVQVCYKQNPWPDFPVSLALPGNQVRTWGACVLQSRRHPGAVPPGGEAVGVYFYTPPLKDMSEEDIKREALMAVTEVFGSAPEPSFVEVFYYKRGLSIAVPGHYAKMDSVHQEMPRGIYLAGDYFAHAGVEAAILSGELAANRLVRDLS, from the coding sequence ATGAAAATTGCAGTTGTTGGTGCTGGGCCGGCAGGTTGTGCTGCGACATATACGCTTCGCAAGAATGGCCATGAGGTATATCTGTTTGACGCTCAAGACCAAGTGGGTGGACGAACCAGTCAAATACAGCGCGAGGGATTCAACCTCGGGACGGGGGCCCTGTTTCTGATGGGGGGAATCTATCCGCGGACCAATGCTATTCTCAAAGAGCTTGGCAAGTACAAGGAGTTGGTGCGCTGGGATGCCAAAGCACACATTATCGACCGTGATCAGCAGCGCTATACCGTTGAATTCGATCAAGTGATGAGCTTTCTCAAACTTCCTGTCTTCAGTTTTAGCGAAAAACTTAGCGTCGCCTACGGCGTGCTAAAGCAATTGTTCTCTTCCGGACCTAAGAGCTGCTTCGACGGGGCTGAGTTAGCCAAGTATGACAATGGTGAGAGCCTGCAAGCGTGGTCTGAGCGTGAGCTGGGGGATAAGGCGACGCGCTACATTACCCTGCCGTATATGGGATTTCTGTACGCTGTGCCCTTAAGTTCGCTGAGTACTTCACTCTTTCAGGCGGTCGTGCAGCAGTTCTACAAGCTGTCGCTTTCCGTTCCACCCAAAGGAATGGGGCAGATTTCGGATTGGCTGATTGAAGGTTCTCAAGGCGTGCATTTGAGTCTCTCCAGCAGGGTCGACTCTGTGTGCCGCAAGGGAGCCAGATATGTAGTGGCCACTCAGGGCCGTGAGGTGGAGGTCGATGCAGTAGTCTTGGCATCGGAGCCAGGTGTATCGGCTGACCTGTTGCAAGGATTGGCACCGAATTCAGCTTGCGAGAGTCTACGCAACTGCACTTATTCCGAGTATGCCCATGTGCAGGTTTGCTACAAGCAGAACCCATGGCCAGACTTCCCGGTCAGTCTGGCGCTACCGGGTAACCAGGTGAGAACCTGGGGTGCCTGCGTGTTGCAAAGCCGTCGTCACCCAGGGGCCGTTCCTCCGGGGGGAGAGGCAGTAGGAGTTTACTTCTACACCCCACCATTGAAGGACATGAGTGAAGAGGACATCAAGCGCGAAGCCCTCATGGCGGTGACCGAGGTATTTGGTAGCGCGCCGGAGCCGTCGTTTGTGGAGGTTTTCTATTACAAGCGTGGGCTTTCGATTGCGGTGCCAGGCCATTACGCCAAAATGGATTCGGTTCATCAAGAAATGCCCAGAGGAATATATCTGGCGGGGGATTACTTCGCTCACGCGGGTGTTGAGGCGGCAATTCTCAGCGGAGAGTTGGCTGCGAACCGGCTGGTACGTGACCTGTCCTGA
- a CDS encoding phytoene desaturase family protein, which translates to MSNKNSNFDAVVIGAGAGGLCAAARLAHNGYRVLVLEALEVIGGRASTRTVDGFLCNTGALVIELDGAVADTYRDLGLELKLYEPHRSSTVLRVGERDVNITEGPAGWVRNIAPVILRSITNLRPSLRPLPGQSLKVWLNKFTRRPWIHGLMNNVVGAMFAASTEDVPADVILHYFTKGTSFKKIGMPVGGTIEVWKPLVEVIKKSGGEVWLGSKANRLNFSEDGLVSGVIVENGGDLIEISTSLLISNIGPLATIELADVGDLPEGYAQGVREASDPAAIITVHFASPRPLASFPCLAIFSQSRRMVYAANFSAPELQRAPAGWHLYCGASVPRPARGEFDVELEKRLLLEDIREQFPGFDQSMVVAIDVTAHEWPAQRAITGYDLPPTTPIKNLWNVGDGVKPWGGAGTAACAETAKLIVGEICRRFPLSVQ; encoded by the coding sequence ATGTCAAATAAAAATAGTAACTTCGATGCAGTTGTGATTGGCGCCGGGGCCGGAGGTCTCTGCGCAGCAGCGCGTTTGGCGCACAACGGCTATCGTGTTCTGGTGTTGGAGGCGCTGGAGGTGATTGGTGGAAGAGCTTCTACCCGCACGGTTGACGGTTTTTTGTGCAACACCGGGGCGCTGGTGATTGAACTCGATGGCGCCGTAGCGGACACCTATCGTGATCTTGGCCTGGAGCTGAAGCTCTACGAGCCTCATCGCTCCAGTACCGTACTGCGTGTGGGTGAGCGTGATGTCAACATCACTGAGGGGCCGGCAGGCTGGGTCCGCAATATCGCGCCGGTTATCCTGCGAAGTATCACTAATCTACGACCGTCGTTGCGGCCGCTGCCGGGACAATCTCTCAAGGTCTGGCTCAACAAATTCACTCGCCGTCCCTGGATTCACGGTCTGATGAACAATGTGGTGGGGGCAATGTTTGCTGCCAGCACTGAAGACGTTCCGGCGGATGTGATCTTGCACTACTTCACCAAGGGCACCTCGTTCAAGAAGATCGGCATGCCGGTCGGTGGCACCATCGAAGTGTGGAAGCCGCTGGTTGAGGTGATCAAGAAGAGCGGGGGTGAGGTCTGGCTGGGGAGCAAGGCAAACCGACTCAACTTCTCCGAGGATGGATTGGTCAGCGGTGTAATAGTCGAGAATGGAGGCGACCTGATCGAGATCTCGACCAGTCTGCTTATCAGCAATATCGGTCCACTGGCGACCATTGAACTTGCCGATGTAGGCGATCTTCCTGAGGGCTACGCGCAAGGGGTGCGTGAAGCTAGTGATCCAGCTGCGATCATCACTGTCCATTTTGCCAGCCCACGACCATTGGCATCCTTCCCGTGCCTGGCGATCTTCAGCCAGAGCCGCCGCATGGTCTATGCCGCCAACTTCAGTGCCCCGGAGCTGCAAAGGGCACCGGCCGGATGGCACCTGTACTGCGGCGCTTCGGTGCCACGCCCGGCACGTGGCGAGTTCGATGTGGAGTTGGAAAAACGTTTGTTGCTTGAGGATATTCGCGAGCAGTTCCCGGGATTCGATCAGTCGATGGTGGTGGCTATAGACGTCACAGCTCATGAATGGCCGGCGCAACGTGCCATCACTGGTTACGATCTGCCGCCAACCACGCCAATCAAGAACCTTTGGAATGTCGGTGACGGGGTGAAGCCGTGGGGGGGCGCAGGCACGGCAGCATGCGCGGAAACCGCCAAGTTGATCGTTGGCGAGATCTGCCGCCGTTTCCCGCTCAGTGTCCAATAA
- a CDS encoding OmpP1/FadL family transporter, which translates to MNKTIYSCGVGGVLACLCSGVACATDAFNLSGFGPISLSMGGTGVAHDIGAAGMMMNPATLVLMQEGAHLGVGVDIITADLEIKNTETGETARSQNHGRNNGPYFGPELSFVWRDERYALGIGAFASDGVGTQFGDNSFLSRTSTNSIDTGLDNFSRLLVLRVPFSAAYQVSEKLSVGASLEAVWTSVNLGLLLDATQIGSLAGQGRLSGSLVPALLSVPELSAGYLSVDNHRAAGGGTDAWGLGGKVGLTYQLSPQTRFGLAYNFKTNVGDLSGDADLTAVSAVAGNIPLSGSMKLRNFEMPAHLAVGINHEFTDRFAVSFDYKRVFWSDVMKDIRVQFKQNGSGDSLDLKLPFNYRDTNVYSLGAQYRYDARWVFRAGFHYAQQATSSGGVLPIIPSTPTTNVTGGVSYAFSADDVIDFGLAYGFKKKVSNDSLPITDTPIEASHSQTVASIAYTKRF; encoded by the coding sequence ATGAACAAAACAATATACAGCTGTGGTGTCGGAGGCGTTCTGGCCTGCCTGTGTAGTGGTGTTGCGTGCGCGACTGATGCCTTTAATCTCAGCGGATTTGGCCCGATTTCCCTGAGTATGGGGGGGACCGGTGTGGCTCATGACATCGGAGCAGCGGGAATGATGATGAACCCGGCGACCCTCGTCTTGATGCAGGAAGGTGCGCATCTCGGTGTTGGTGTGGACATTATTACTGCCGACCTTGAGATCAAGAATACCGAGACCGGAGAGACAGCTCGCTCACAAAACCATGGTCGCAATAATGGGCCGTACTTTGGGCCGGAGCTTTCCTTTGTCTGGCGTGATGAGCGTTATGCTCTGGGTATTGGAGCTTTTGCTTCCGACGGTGTCGGAACCCAATTTGGGGACAACAGTTTTCTCTCCCGCACCTCTACCAACAGCATTGATACGGGACTGGATAATTTCTCCCGGTTGCTCGTTTTACGAGTGCCGTTCTCTGCCGCTTACCAGGTGAGTGAAAAGTTGTCTGTCGGCGCTTCGTTGGAGGCGGTATGGACATCGGTAAACCTGGGACTGCTGCTGGATGCCACGCAGATCGGTAGTCTGGCTGGGCAGGGGCGATTGTCTGGTTCGTTGGTCCCCGCACTGCTGAGCGTACCGGAGCTGTCGGCGGGCTACTTGTCTGTTGACAATCATCGTGCTGCTGGTGGTGGTACGGATGCCTGGGGGCTGGGTGGCAAAGTCGGCCTGACTTATCAATTGTCCCCGCAGACTCGTTTTGGGTTGGCATATAACTTCAAAACGAATGTCGGTGACCTCTCCGGAGACGCCGATTTGACGGCGGTAAGCGCTGTCGCTGGCAACATTCCGCTCTCTGGCTCCATGAAGCTGCGCAATTTCGAGATGCCGGCTCATCTGGCGGTCGGCATCAATCATGAGTTCACGGATCGATTTGCCGTCTCGTTTGACTACAAGCGCGTTTTCTGGAGCGATGTCATGAAGGACATCCGCGTCCAGTTCAAGCAGAATGGCTCGGGTGATAGCCTCGACCTGAAATTGCCTTTCAACTATCGGGACACCAATGTGTATTCCCTGGGAGCACAATATCGCTATGACGCGCGCTGGGTGTTCCGTGCTGGCTTTCACTATGCCCAGCAGGCAACTTCCTCCGGTGGAGTACTGCCAATCATACCCTCAACGCCCACCACCAATGTCACGGGAGGTGTTTCATACGCATTTAGTGCTGACGATGTCATCGATTTTGGTTTGGCCTATGGGTTTAAGAAAAAAGTGTCCAATGACAGTCTTCCAATAACCGATACACCCATCGAAGCATCGCATTCCCAGACTGTTGCTTCTATTGCCTATACAAAGCGCTTCTAA
- a CDS encoding 2Fe-2S iron-sulfur cluster-binding protein, whose amino-acid sequence MQSFIQSIFGKKAPKQLRILPQDVTIDLTPGQTLLEAALANGIAYPHDCTVGTCASCKTRLKQGRVREATPFGYTLSKAELDAGYILACQAVPRDELTVIEIDPLLAELPPVEQFAARIVATEQLTHDILKVTVQADRPVHYVAGQYANLRVPGAARYRSYSFANAPQRKGRSTLEFYIRKVPGGEFTEALFRGELDDQPMEMETPHGTFHLHGGDAPMMCIAGGSGLAPLVSILEHARVNRIKRDCTLLFGARTQDDLYQLKVISNIASNWQGEFRFIPVLSHEPESSSWAGARGLVTEHIPAGFCEGAEGYLCGPPPMIDAAIARLAEHGIPLERVFYDKFTDGRNP is encoded by the coding sequence ATGCAAAGTTTTATTCAGTCCATCTTCGGCAAGAAAGCGCCGAAGCAACTGCGAATCCTGCCCCAGGACGTGACGATTGATTTAACGCCGGGACAAACGTTGCTGGAGGCCGCTTTGGCCAACGGTATTGCCTATCCGCACGACTGTACGGTTGGCACCTGTGCCTCGTGCAAGACGCGTCTGAAACAGGGTAGGGTCCGGGAAGCGACGCCATTCGGCTACACCTTGTCCAAGGCGGAGCTGGATGCAGGCTATATCCTGGCCTGTCAGGCGGTCCCACGTGACGAGCTCACCGTCATCGAGATCGATCCACTGTTGGCCGAGCTGCCACCAGTCGAACAGTTCGCCGCCCGTATTGTGGCGACCGAACAGCTTACTCACGACATCCTTAAAGTGACCGTCCAGGCGGATCGCCCGGTCCATTACGTGGCTGGTCAGTACGCCAACCTTCGCGTCCCCGGCGCCGCTCGTTACCGCAGCTATTCGTTCGCCAACGCGCCGCAGCGCAAGGGACGCAGCACCCTCGAGTTCTATATCCGCAAGGTGCCAGGAGGTGAGTTCACTGAGGCGTTGTTCCGCGGTGAGCTAGATGATCAGCCGATGGAGATGGAGACACCACACGGCACTTTTCATTTACACGGTGGCGACGCACCGATGATGTGTATCGCCGGAGGGAGTGGTCTGGCGCCGTTGGTGAGCATCCTCGAGCACGCTCGGGTAAATCGCATCAAGCGTGACTGCACGTTGTTGTTTGGCGCAAGAACCCAGGACGATCTGTATCAACTCAAGGTCATCAGCAACATCGCCTCCAACTGGCAGGGCGAGTTCCGTTTCATTCCAGTGTTATCGCATGAACCGGAATCCAGCAGTTGGGCGGGCGCGCGCGGCCTGGTAACTGAGCATATTCCTGCAGGGTTCTGCGAGGGTGCGGAGGGTTACCTCTGCGGGCCTCCGCCGATGATCGACGCTGCCATCGCTCGACTTGCGGAGCATGGCATACCACTGGAAAGGGTCTTCTACGACAAGTTCACAGACGGCCGAAATCCATAG
- the styC gene encoding styrene-oxide isomerase StyC produces the protein MTLSTNQEKPPIRGLQRRMIGHGMLILLIGLLAGVGLLISLIGGLEILPGKLVSLVLPGNSDGWVRFHIGQFLNAFLIVLVALSLPVLGFDTQRAGLLGWCVIGVGWANTLFYAAALFAPNRALSFADNALGTANLASVIGLVPALVFAVVSIVVVGMLAKQAFHRPA, from the coding sequence ATGACTCTATCCACGAACCAAGAAAAGCCCCCGATTCGAGGGCTGCAGAGACGAATGATAGGGCACGGCATGCTGATTCTGCTGATCGGCTTGCTGGCTGGAGTGGGGTTGCTGATCAGTCTGATCGGCGGGTTAGAGATCTTGCCTGGCAAATTGGTATCGCTGGTTCTACCTGGCAATAGCGATGGTTGGGTGAGATTTCATATCGGGCAGTTCCTCAACGCGTTCCTGATTGTCCTGGTGGCCCTTTCGTTGCCCGTACTGGGGTTCGACACCCAACGGGCAGGCCTCCTTGGCTGGTGTGTGATCGGGGTTGGTTGGGCGAACACCTTGTTCTACGCGGCTGCGCTGTTCGCACCAAACCGGGCGCTGAGCTTTGCAGACAACGCCCTGGGGACCGCTAACTTGGCATCAGTAATTGGCTTAGTACCAGCCTTGGTGTTTGCAGTCGTTTCCATTGTTGTTGTGGGCATGCTGGCAAAGCAGGCCTTCCATCGCCCAGCGTGA
- a CDS encoding alkane 1-monooxygenase: MLDYIKYYLAPCIQVLATLGFYWGGDYAWIAIAAFPALAIGDALLPYDLKKRNMKSHFWAYLPVWLSTLMLPVMYVVFAWSIANHDLTYWQMIAGVLGCAWLSVVPGVPATHELYHSRGRLARFAGRYGQIAFLDTMRMEVHVVGHHRDVGTAEDCDTASRGTNLYSFVFRSMIMSTGLEMKLDADTLEKRGHTRYGIRHSVWRALLTVVVFLTAIYFIGGWVAVGLCFAAMLVARFWVEAFNYYQHYGQIRVEGTPIEKHHVWNHYGTLSRLVAFEITNHADHHLNSYIPYYKLVPDEGAIPVRSIIVCFLSGFIPPLWHNVIIKPALRRWDREHASPAERRLAQEQNRRAGWEDWFDDQGGRGKKPDKSALAHG, from the coding sequence ATGTTGGATTATATTAAGTACTATTTGGCTCCGTGCATCCAAGTATTGGCCACCCTGGGTTTTTATTGGGGAGGTGATTATGCCTGGATTGCCATCGCGGCATTCCCGGCTCTGGCCATTGGTGACGCGCTGCTGCCTTATGATCTAAAAAAACGTAACATGAAGAGCCACTTCTGGGCCTATCTGCCGGTATGGCTATCCACCTTGATGCTACCGGTCATGTACGTCGTATTTGCCTGGTCAATCGCAAATCATGATCTGACTTACTGGCAGATGATTGCTGGGGTTTTAGGTTGTGCTTGGCTGTCTGTGGTACCGGGTGTGCCGGCAACCCATGAGTTGTATCACTCTCGTGGTCGTCTCGCGCGCTTCGCGGGGCGCTATGGGCAGATTGCATTCCTGGACACCATGCGCATGGAAGTCCATGTCGTCGGTCACCACCGTGACGTGGGGACAGCCGAGGACTGCGATACCGCATCACGCGGCACCAATCTGTATAGCTTCGTGTTCCGTTCGATGATTATGTCCACTGGGCTGGAAATGAAGCTCGACGCCGACACCTTGGAGAAGCGCGGACATACACGCTATGGCATCCGCCATTCCGTCTGGCGCGCGTTGCTGACGGTGGTGGTATTCCTCACGGCCATTTATTTCATTGGTGGTTGGGTTGCCGTTGGCCTTTGCTTTGCCGCAATGCTGGTCGCTCGTTTCTGGGTCGAGGCGTTCAACTACTATCAACACTACGGTCAGATTCGCGTGGAAGGCACGCCGATCGAGAAACACCATGTGTGGAATCATTACGGCACCCTGTCGCGTTTGGTCGCCTTTGAAATTACCAACCACGCCGATCACCACCTGAACTCGTACATTCCTTACTACAAGTTGGTGCCGGACGAGGGTGCTATCCCCGTGCGCAGCATTATCGTGTGCTTCCTGTCTGGCTTCATTCCACCGCTGTGGCACAACGTCATCATTAAACCTGCGCTGCGTCGATGGGACCGCGAGCATGCCTCGCCGGCTGAACGACGTCTGGCGCAGGAACAGAACCGTCGGGCGGGATGGGAAGACTGGTTCGATGACCAGGGCGGGCGCGGGAAGAAACCTGATAAATCCGCATTGGCGCATGGTTGA
- a CDS encoding aldehyde dehydrogenase family protein: MNDEQRVRDILDLNKRKNLIGGNWVDSLSGETLAIENPATGEIIAYVPRAGAADIDLAVKEARRAFEARSWRNMRASDRGRLLESIARKLEEHADELAFLEALDTGKAVSFAKILDLPAAIEVFRYMGGWCSKIAGKTLPVSFDGKEYHAYTRREAVGVVGAITPWNYPLALGAWKIASALAAGCTMVIKPTELTPLSTLRLVELCLEAGLPEGVLNVINGHGHEAGAALAQHPDVNKITFTGSTAVGKKIVEYSLGNLKRVTLELGGKSPSIVFDDADLDQVGLGAALAVFFNSGQICFAATRLFVQENVYDQVVEAVAAAAQQFTVGNGLDPQTMLGPLVSAKQQDRVLGYIESGVEQGARLVCGGKRIGDKGYFVEPTVFADATPSMKIVSEEIFGPVVSVMKFKDVEEVTRMANDSQYGLAANIWTRDIKKAHKLAHRLEAGSVWINCHGILDPALPFGGFKQSGWGREVSEEGLLAYTETKTVCMLLDE, translated from the coding sequence ATGAATGATGAGCAAAGAGTCAGAGACATTCTCGACCTGAACAAACGAAAGAATTTGATCGGTGGTAACTGGGTCGACTCACTGTCGGGCGAGACGCTGGCTATCGAAAATCCGGCAACTGGCGAAATCATTGCTTATGTTCCGCGTGCTGGTGCAGCAGACATAGACTTGGCCGTCAAGGAAGCACGACGCGCCTTCGAGGCCCGTTCCTGGCGCAATATGCGCGCGTCCGATCGTGGTCGCTTGTTGGAAAGTATCGCGCGCAAGCTCGAAGAGCATGCTGATGAACTGGCGTTCCTTGAGGCTCTCGATACCGGTAAGGCCGTGAGTTTTGCCAAGATACTGGATCTGCCAGCGGCGATTGAAGTGTTCCGCTATATGGGTGGCTGGTGCAGCAAGATTGCTGGGAAGACGTTACCGGTGTCTTTTGATGGAAAGGAGTACCACGCCTATACCCGCCGCGAAGCTGTTGGTGTTGTCGGCGCCATCACCCCCTGGAACTACCCCTTGGCGCTGGGGGCGTGGAAGATCGCTTCGGCGCTAGCTGCTGGGTGTACGATGGTCATAAAGCCCACCGAGCTGACGCCGCTGAGTACGCTGCGCCTAGTTGAGTTGTGCCTGGAGGCGGGCCTGCCGGAGGGAGTGTTGAACGTTATCAACGGTCATGGTCATGAGGCTGGTGCCGCGTTGGCTCAGCACCCGGACGTCAACAAAATCACCTTCACCGGTTCTACGGCAGTCGGCAAGAAAATTGTCGAGTACTCGTTGGGCAATCTCAAGCGCGTCACCCTTGAACTGGGTGGAAAGTCGCCGAGCATCGTGTTTGATGATGCTGACCTTGATCAAGTGGGCTTGGGGGCAGCGCTAGCGGTGTTCTTCAATTCCGGGCAGATTTGCTTTGCCGCCACTCGTCTGTTCGTACAGGAAAACGTCTACGACCAAGTGGTCGAGGCGGTGGCGGCCGCTGCGCAGCAGTTCACTGTGGGCAACGGTCTGGACCCACAAACCATGCTCGGCCCACTGGTGTCGGCCAAACAGCAGGATCGTGTGTTGGGCTACATCGAGTCTGGTGTGGAGCAGGGCGCTCGATTGGTGTGTGGCGGTAAGCGTATTGGCGACAAAGGCTACTTCGTTGAACCGACCGTATTCGCTGATGCCACTCCGTCGATGAAAATCGTCAGTGAAGAAATCTTCGGCCCGGTCGTTAGCGTCATGAAGTTCAAGGACGTTGAAGAGGTCACCCGTATGGCTAACGACTCCCAATACGGCCTGGCTGCCAATATCTGGACCCGTGATATCAAAAAGGCTCACAAGTTGGCGCACCGCCTTGAGGCCGGGTCGGTCTGGATCAATTGCCACGGCATTCTGGATCCGGCACTCCCATTTGGTGGGTTCAAACAGTCTGGCTGGGGTCGGGAAGTTTCGGAAGAAGGTTTGCTGGCGTATACCGAAACTAAAACCGTTTGCATGCTTCTGGACGAATAA
- a CDS encoding SDR family NAD(P)-dependent oxidoreductase has protein sequence MRLENKVAIVTGAATGIGRAIAEFYYREGACVVIADIKGADEAASEMGERAFGVVADVADPESTKAMAAAAVERFGKIDILVNNAGIFTGVNYTPMENLQVADWQKMMAVNVMGPWLCASAVAPYMRESGGGRIINIASVIAHMGVPFMLHYVASKGAVSAMTRSMAREFAATKSGINVNSISPGYIHSQNAVANSGQHEQFEAVSAQMRTVERSQTPEDIAGTALWLASDESATVNGQNIIVDGGIFMSL, from the coding sequence ATGAGACTTGAGAATAAAGTTGCTATTGTAACAGGTGCCGCTACTGGTATTGGACGCGCGATTGCTGAATTCTATTACCGTGAAGGTGCCTGCGTTGTTATTGCTGATATCAAAGGGGCAGATGAAGCCGCCAGCGAGATGGGTGAACGTGCATTTGGCGTAGTGGCCGATGTCGCGGACCCGGAAAGTACCAAAGCCATGGCTGCAGCCGCTGTCGAGCGCTTCGGCAAGATTGATATCCTGGTCAATAATGCCGGAATTTTCACTGGTGTTAACTACACCCCAATGGAGAATCTGCAGGTTGCTGACTGGCAGAAGATGATGGCAGTCAATGTTATGGGGCCATGGCTGTGTGCCAGTGCTGTTGCTCCGTACATGCGCGAGAGTGGTGGTGGTCGCATCATTAATATTGCGTCGGTAATTGCCCATATGGGTGTTCCCTTCATGTTGCATTACGTGGCAAGTAAGGGGGCGGTCTCTGCGATGACGCGCTCCATGGCACGCGAGTTCGCGGCGACCAAGTCCGGAATTAACGTCAATTCCATTTCCCCTGGTTATATCCATTCGCAGAACGCTGTTGCCAACAGCGGGCAACACGAACAGTTCGAGGCGGTTTCTGCGCAAATGCGTACTGTCGAGCGCTCGCAAACTCCCGAAGATATTGCCGGTACAGCCTTGTGGCTGGCCAGTGATGAGTCAGCCACCGTCAACGGGCAGAACATAATCGTTGATGGCGGAATATTCATGAGTCTTTAA